Proteins found in one Fundidesulfovibrio terrae genomic segment:
- a CDS encoding PAS domain-containing protein, with product MKKWRITKYTGGGETTRRAVLLLLLLVTAPVAALGQAVPVDRPAVVTVVMDDNYPPYIFRTQDGQLQGLLVDEWRLWSRATSVDVNLVATDWGKAQQIMADGHADVIDTIFFNEQRAKIYDFTPPYARLDVPVYFHKSLGGITGVESLRGFTIGVKAGDACIDVLRKHGITTIREFDSYEDVIKAAGEGAIKVFCVDQPPALYYLYKFNLDDEFRYGFTLYSGEFHRAVKKGRADILRLVVEGFGKIDSKEIGAIERKWLGTPIYNAEFRHMLVYALFVVAGFLVVLSGFNITLRRKVRAKTGELRELLEALRKSDERWQFALEGAGAGVWDWNVATGAVFFSDRWKAMLGYEPSELRDSFDQWRDLLYPGDSERAMRTIDNYFTGKTQEYILEHRLRCKDGRYKWVLAMGKVVARGEDGSPLRMIGTHNDISGRKDAEDSLRRALTFNAMILEHSPVGILVYDGTDGACVMANHVAADLLGVKLGDLLRGNLKTAEVWDAASPSSPAALALAGHGIQRDDLRLKPGSGGEGMADCTFARIELDGASFLLVIAVDISERVRMYEIMAETEKMMSVGGLAAGMAHEINNPLAGILQSVQSVQRRLESDLPANEKAAETAGCSLESIREYCRVRDVNHLLDAVRDSGQRAARIVSNMLEFSRRPDTARIPVDIHALLDKALELCANDYDLKKKYDFRKVEVVRDYASDIPFVPCAEGQIEQVAVNILRNAAQVLAQRPPGSPAPRIVLRTRLEADMARIEIEDNGLGMDESVSRKVFEPFFTTKVPGEGTGLGLSVSYFIIASNHKGTLGVASRPGLGTTFTIRLPLKQQQ from the coding sequence GTGAAGAAGTGGCGGATAACGAAGTATACCGGAGGCGGGGAGACGACACGCCGGGCCGTCCTGCTGTTGTTGCTTCTCGTTACGGCTCCCGTGGCGGCCTTGGGGCAGGCCGTGCCGGTGGATCGGCCGGCAGTCGTCACGGTCGTCATGGACGACAACTATCCTCCGTACATCTTCCGAACCCAGGACGGGCAGCTTCAGGGGCTGCTGGTGGACGAGTGGCGGCTGTGGTCCCGGGCCACGAGCGTGGACGTCAACCTCGTGGCCACGGACTGGGGCAAAGCCCAGCAGATCATGGCTGATGGCCATGCGGACGTTATCGACACCATTTTTTTCAACGAGCAGCGGGCAAAAATCTACGACTTCACTCCCCCCTACGCCCGGCTTGACGTTCCGGTCTACTTTCACAAGAGTCTGGGCGGCATAACCGGCGTGGAGTCCCTGCGCGGCTTCACCATCGGGGTGAAGGCCGGGGACGCGTGCATCGACGTGCTGCGCAAGCACGGCATAACCACCATCCGGGAATTCGACAGCTACGAGGACGTGATCAAGGCCGCCGGGGAGGGAGCCATCAAGGTTTTCTGCGTGGATCAACCCCCGGCGCTGTATTACCTCTACAAGTTCAACCTGGACGACGAGTTCCGTTACGGGTTCACCCTGTATTCAGGCGAATTTCATCGCGCCGTTAAAAAGGGACGCGCGGATATCTTGCGTTTGGTTGTGGAGGGGTTCGGCAAAATAGATTCCAAGGAAATAGGAGCAATAGAGCGCAAATGGCTGGGGACGCCGATTTACAACGCCGAATTCAGGCACATGCTGGTGTACGCCCTTTTCGTCGTGGCGGGATTCCTGGTCGTTCTGTCGGGATTCAACATCACTTTAAGGCGCAAGGTAAGGGCCAAGACAGGCGAACTGCGCGAGCTGCTCGAGGCTCTGCGCAAGAGCGACGAACGCTGGCAGTTCGCCCTGGAGGGTGCCGGGGCTGGCGTCTGGGACTGGAACGTGGCGACGGGCGCGGTCTTTTTCTCCGATCGCTGGAAGGCCATGCTGGGCTATGAGCCCAGTGAACTGAGGGACTCCTTCGACCAGTGGAGGGACCTCCTGTACCCTGGCGACTCCGAGCGCGCCATGCGGACCATAGACAATTATTTCACGGGAAAGACGCAGGAATACATTCTGGAACACCGCCTGCGCTGCAAGGATGGGCGCTACAAGTGGGTATTGGCCATGGGAAAGGTCGTTGCCCGCGGTGAAGACGGCTCTCCCCTGCGCATGATCGGCACCCACAACGACATTTCCGGCCGGAAGGACGCCGAGGATTCCCTGCGCAGGGCGTTGACGTTCAACGCCATGATCCTCGAGCATTCCCCGGTGGGCATTCTGGTCTACGACGGGACCGACGGCGCGTGCGTCATGGCCAACCACGTGGCCGCAGATCTTCTGGGCGTGAAACTGGGCGACCTGTTGCGCGGCAACCTCAAGACGGCCGAGGTTTGGGACGCGGCGTCGCCGTCCTCGCCGGCGGCCCTGGCCCTGGCCGGGCACGGCATCCAGCGGGACGACCTGCGGCTCAAACCCGGCTCAGGCGGGGAAGGCATGGCCGACTGCACCTTCGCCCGCATTGAGTTGGACGGCGCGTCGTTCTTGCTGGTCATCGCAGTGGACATCTCCGAGCGGGTGCGCATGTACGAAATCATGGCCGAGACCGAGAAGATGATGTCCGTGGGGGGGCTCGCCGCAGGCATGGCCCATGAGATCAACAATCCCCTGGCGGGCATCCTCCAGAGCGTGCAGAGCGTGCAGCGAAGGCTGGAGTCGGACCTCCCCGCCAACGAGAAGGCCGCGGAGACGGCCGGATGCTCCCTGGAATCCATCAGGGAATATTGCCGGGTCAGGGACGTGAACCATCTTCTCGATGCTGTGCGCGATTCCGGCCAGCGGGCGGCCCGGATCGTGTCGAACATGCTCGAGTTCAGCCGGAGGCCCGACACGGCCAGAATTCCGGTCGACATCCACGCACTGTTGGACAAGGCCCTGGAGTTGTGCGCCAACGACTACGACCTGAAGAAAAAATACGATTTCCGAAAGGTTGAGGTCGTGCGGGATTACGCTTCGGACATCCCCTTCGTGCCCTGCGCCGAGGGCCAGATCGAACAGGTGGCGGTGAACATCCTGCGAAACGCCGCCCAGGTCCTGGCCCAGCGGCCTCCCGGCAGCCCCGCGCCCAGGATCGTCTTGCGTACGCGCCTGGAGGCGGACATGGCCCGCATAGAGATCGAGGACAACGGGCTGGGAATGGACGAGAGCGTCAGCCGAAAGGTGTTCGAGCCGTTCTTCACCACCAAGGTTCCGGGCGAGGGGACCGGGCTTGGGCTGTCGGTCTCCTATTTCATCATCGCCTCCAACCACAAGGGAACCCTCGGAGTCGCGTCGCGCCCCGGCTTGGGGACGACCTTCACCATCCGGCTGCCGCTTAAGCAGCAGCAATAG
- a CDS encoding DUF1800 domain-containing protein, translating to MPVRLLVLCSLLCGLCFSAPVRAQSLAPEAMAAHAVNRLSFGAVPGEVDRVRAMGVAAYVEEQLAPEKLPEPQALAERLAALKTVSMDTVQLFRTYGPKAPGGPRKNPTMDEITAAREKASIIHTEASEAKLWRILLSPRQLEELMCEFWYNHFNVPASKGLAHLWVGSYEREAIRPHALGRFEDLLLAVTHHPAMLINLENWQSASPDSPQGKGKPRPLVEVHARELMTAHTMGADAKIKIQDVNSLALILAGWSIGAPRTPQDKLGFVFDEQRHDIKDKVFLGKTIKASGVNEGVEALRLLAAQPETARNICAKLIRFFLTEDVPKPLEESLSKVFLDSKGDIKAVLRALFSSPEFADRKYAGAKFKNPLRFVAAVVRASGRPVQEVRSLAENLDWLGMPLYDAPGSSGFKDSRDVWLAADLMLSRLNLAWQAGEGRLPCWSPGSFRPVEALDAMALARTMGLTLSQATSHAVEGAAPGLKAGVLLGSPEGQQF from the coding sequence ATGCCCGTAAGACTTTTGGTCCTGTGCAGCTTGCTGTGCGGCTTGTGTTTCTCTGCGCCGGTCCGGGCCCAGTCGCTTGCGCCCGAGGCCATGGCCGCCCACGCCGTGAACCGCCTGTCCTTCGGAGCCGTTCCCGGCGAGGTGGACCGGGTCCGGGCCATGGGCGTCGCCGCCTACGTGGAGGAGCAGCTGGCCCCCGAGAAACTGCCCGAGCCCCAGGCCCTGGCGGAGCGGCTCGCCGCGCTCAAGACCGTATCCATGGACACGGTACAGCTTTTCAGGACCTACGGTCCCAAGGCCCCGGGCGGACCGCGCAAGAATCCCACCATGGACGAGATCACCGCGGCCAGGGAGAAGGCCTCCATCATCCACACGGAGGCGTCCGAAGCCAAGCTGTGGCGGATACTCCTGTCCCCGCGCCAGCTCGAAGAACTCATGTGCGAGTTCTGGTACAACCACTTCAACGTCCCCGCCTCGAAGGGGCTTGCGCACCTCTGGGTGGGCAGCTACGAGCGCGAAGCCATCCGCCCCCATGCTCTCGGCCGCTTCGAGGACCTCCTGCTGGCCGTCACGCACCATCCGGCCATGCTCATCAACCTGGAGAACTGGCAGAGCGCCTCCCCGGACAGCCCCCAGGGCAAGGGCAAGCCGCGTCCCCTCGTGGAGGTGCACGCCCGGGAACTCATGACCGCGCACACCATGGGCGCGGACGCCAAGATCAAGATCCAGGACGTAAACTCCCTGGCGCTCATCCTGGCCGGGTGGAGCATCGGCGCGCCGCGCACCCCCCAGGACAAGCTCGGTTTCGTGTTCGACGAGCAGCGCCACGACATCAAGGACAAGGTCTTCCTGGGCAAGACCATCAAGGCGTCGGGAGTGAACGAGGGGGTGGAGGCCCTGCGCCTGCTGGCCGCCCAGCCCGAGACCGCCCGCAACATCTGCGCGAAGCTCATCCGCTTCTTCCTGACCGAGGACGTGCCCAAACCCCTCGAGGAGAGCCTGTCCAAGGTCTTCCTGGATTCCAAGGGCGACATCAAGGCCGTGCTGCGGGCGCTTTTTTCCAGCCCCGAATTCGCCGACCGGAAGTACGCCGGAGCCAAGTTCAAGAATCCGTTGCGCTTCGTGGCCGCCGTGGTCAGGGCCAGCGGCAGGCCCGTTCAGGAGGTGCGCTCCCTGGCCGAGAACCTGGACTGGCTGGGCATGCCGCTCTACGACGCTCCCGGATCGTCCGGCTTCAAGGATTCGCGCGACGTCTGGCTGGCAGCCGACCTGATGCTGAGTCGCTTGAACCTGGCCTGGCAGGCCGGTGAAGGGAGGTTGCCATGCTGGTCGCCGGGCAGTTTCAGGCCCGTGGAAGCTCTGGACGCCATGGCATTGGCCAGGACCATGGGGCTCACGCTCTCCCAGGCCACCAGCCATGCCGTGGAAGGAGCCGCCCCCGGCCTCAAGGCGGGGGTGCTGCTGGGCAGCCCGGAAGGGCAACAGTTCTAG
- a CDS encoding DUF3419 family protein, with amino-acid sequence MPQSCAGLLKAAVRQSPALSRQGLLEQLFCWCFSGFVYNQIWEDPRTDIEAMELSPRHRVLTIASGGCNICHYLLEGVKSVTAVDLNIHHVHLSRLKLEAARRLPTHETFFRFFGQAEDNANIWAYTRHVEAHLPRDTASYWASRRSFLGGPRIGIFAENLYEHARMGQFLRLLRSLCRLTGRDPQRILEARTLEEQRDAYRRELEPLLTGRLAGLLSRSAMAVFSLGIPPQQFKALERECPGGVLEEYRKRVEKLACRFPLQDNPFAWQAFGRCYDRRGRKAVPEYLRPENFQALKAATPRADILHGSLDGYLAKQPARSLDRYVLLDSQDWMTREAISRLWGEIERTARPGARVIFRTGGRLSPVEEALPGPARGAFRYDEAQSRRLSETDRSCIYGAFHLYIHEG; translated from the coding sequence ATGCCGCAATCCTGCGCTGGCCTGCTCAAAGCCGCCGTGCGCCAGAGCCCGGCCCTTTCCAGGCAGGGCCTGCTCGAACAACTCTTCTGCTGGTGTTTTTCGGGTTTCGTCTACAATCAGATATGGGAAGATCCGCGCACCGACATCGAGGCCATGGAGCTTTCGCCGCGCCATCGCGTCCTGACCATCGCCTCGGGCGGGTGCAACATCTGCCACTACCTGCTCGAGGGCGTGAAATCGGTCACGGCAGTGGACCTCAACATCCACCACGTGCACCTGAGCCGCCTCAAGCTGGAAGCCGCACGCCGCCTGCCCACCCACGAGACCTTTTTCCGCTTCTTCGGGCAGGCCGAGGACAACGCCAACATCTGGGCCTACACCCGTCATGTGGAGGCGCACCTCCCCCGCGACACCGCTTCCTACTGGGCGTCGCGCCGTTCTTTCCTCGGCGGGCCGCGCATTGGAATCTTCGCTGAGAACCTCTACGAACACGCCCGTATGGGACAGTTCCTGCGCCTTCTGCGCAGCCTGTGCCGCCTGACCGGGCGTGATCCCCAGCGCATCCTCGAGGCCAGGACCTTGGAGGAGCAGCGCGACGCTTACCGCCGGGAACTCGAGCCCCTGCTCACCGGCAGGCTTGCCGGGCTCCTCTCCCGCTCGGCCATGGCCGTCTTCAGCCTGGGCATCCCGCCCCAGCAGTTCAAGGCCCTGGAGCGCGAATGCCCCGGCGGCGTGCTGGAGGAGTATCGCAAACGGGTGGAGAAGCTGGCCTGCCGCTTCCCCCTTCAGGACAACCCCTTCGCCTGGCAGGCATTCGGACGCTGCTACGACCGGCGCGGGCGCAAGGCCGTGCCGGAATACCTGCGACCGGAAAACTTCCAGGCCCTCAAGGCCGCGACACCCCGAGCGGACATCCTGCACGGCTCTCTGGACGGATACCTGGCCAAGCAGCCCGCCCGCAGCCTGGACCGCTACGTGCTCCTCGACTCGCAGGACTGGATGACCCGCGAAGCCATCTCCCGGCTTTGGGGGGAAATCGAACGCACAGCCCGTCCCGGCGCGCGGGTGATCTTCCGCACGGGCGGCCGGCTCTCGCCGGTCGAGGAAGCCTTGCCCGGCCCGGCAAGGGGCGCTTTCCGCTACGATGAGGCCCAGTCGCGAAGACTTTCCGAAACCGACCGGTCCTGCATCTACGGGGCGTTCCACCTCTACATCCACGAGGGCTGA
- a CDS encoding class I SAM-dependent methyltransferase: protein MTQATRMDDIYRLQRHIYDATRHYYLLGRDRLLRGLPVPMGGAVLEVGCGTGRNLAALRKMRPDLTLCGLDVSTMMLETARAKLQGLDVTLACCRAEELDPQAHFRLDAAFDAVFFSYSLSMIPDWRAALEAGFATLKPGGTLAVVDFWGHGGLPSWLEWAHRRWLALFGVSFRPELLTYMRDMERQDRALLELESVKSGYAYLAWARKLG, encoded by the coding sequence ATGACGCAGGCCACGCGCATGGACGACATCTACCGCCTGCAACGCCACATCTACGATGCGACGCGACACTACTACCTGCTGGGGCGCGACAGGCTGCTGCGTGGGCTGCCGGTGCCCATGGGGGGCGCGGTGCTGGAGGTGGGATGCGGCACGGGGCGCAACCTGGCCGCGCTCAGGAAGATGCGCCCGGACCTGACGCTGTGCGGCCTGGACGTCTCCACCATGATGCTCGAGACCGCCCGGGCCAAGCTCCAGGGGCTGGACGTGACCCTGGCCTGCTGCCGCGCCGAGGAGTTGGACCCGCAGGCCCACTTCCGGCTGGACGCCGCCTTCGATGCGGTGTTCTTTTCATACAGCCTGTCCATGATCCCCGACTGGCGTGCGGCCCTGGAAGCGGGCTTCGCGACGCTCAAGCCAGGGGGGACGCTTGCAGTGGTGGATTTCTGGGGCCACGGCGGATTGCCATCCTGGCTGGAATGGGCGCACCGGCGCTGGCTCGCCCTGTTCGGCGTGAGCTTCAGGCCGGAGCTGCTGACCTACATGCGGGACATGGAACGCCAGGACCGGGCGCTTCTGGAGCTGGAGTCGGTCAAGAGCGGGTACGCGTATCTCGCCTGGGCAAGAAAGCTGGGTTAG
- a CDS encoding ABC transporter permease, whose product MPNAASWSWTEWPRKAVRRAVLIRRILGMSIGALWAFKLRSFFVVLAVALGIAALTIIIASVDGARRKALEIVEWFGPDAVLVFGGNIETRAVGQRVMTLSWQDAQSIEGSLPGAYLVVPMRSKFSITLRFENRNTVTPVVVGATADYAEAWNWPLAEGRDISEDDVKHSAKVGLIGDYPAKELFGDESPIGQVILVQDLPVQIIGRLAYRGFTPGGGGTSVDDRIIIPISTLTQRFNLERKYFRALRVKFLDPELMDSHIENLRSLLRHNHNLRPEDPDDFSILSASEILKFLTMITGGIMVFLGITAGAAIVVGGFVLANLLFLSVSERREEIGLKKALGATSAAITIQFLTEAVLLTLVGALIGMGIGIGMGQLLAALGLLEIKLSVKLFVLALASALAIALVAGLKPARRAAAMDPIEALRGGEE is encoded by the coding sequence ATGCCAAACGCCGCATCCTGGTCCTGGACGGAGTGGCCGCGTAAGGCGGTCCGCCGGGCGGTCCTGATCCGGCGCATCCTGGGCATGTCGATCGGGGCCTTGTGGGCCTTCAAGCTGCGCTCGTTCTTCGTGGTGTTGGCCGTGGCCCTGGGCATCGCCGCCCTGACCATCATCATCGCCTCCGTGGACGGAGCGCGGCGCAAGGCCCTGGAGATAGTGGAGTGGTTCGGCCCGGACGCCGTGCTGGTGTTCGGCGGCAACATCGAGACACGAGCAGTGGGCCAGCGCGTGATGACGCTCAGCTGGCAGGACGCCCAGAGCATCGAAGGATCCCTGCCCGGCGCGTACCTCGTGGTGCCCATGCGCTCAAAATTTTCGATCACGCTCAGGTTCGAGAACCGCAACACGGTCACGCCCGTCGTTGTGGGAGCCACGGCCGATTACGCCGAGGCCTGGAACTGGCCGCTGGCCGAAGGGCGAGACATCTCCGAGGATGACGTGAAGCACTCGGCCAAGGTGGGACTCATCGGGGATTATCCGGCCAAGGAGCTCTTCGGCGACGAATCCCCCATCGGGCAGGTAATCCTGGTTCAGGACCTGCCCGTGCAGATCATCGGCCGCCTGGCCTACCGGGGATTCACCCCGGGAGGGGGCGGCACCTCCGTGGACGACCGCATCATCATCCCCATCTCCACGCTCACCCAGCGCTTCAACCTGGAGCGCAAGTACTTCCGGGCGCTGCGGGTGAAATTCTTGGACCCGGAACTCATGGACTCCCACATCGAGAACCTGCGCTCGCTTCTGCGCCACAACCATAACCTCAGGCCCGAAGACCCAGACGATTTTTCCATCCTGTCCGCCAGCGAAATCCTCAAGTTCCTGACCATGATCACCGGCGGCATCATGGTGTTTCTGGGCATTACCGCCGGGGCGGCCATCGTGGTGGGCGGCTTCGTGCTGGCGAACCTGCTGTTTCTCTCGGTGAGCGAGCGGCGGGAGGAGATAGGGCTCAAGAAGGCCCTGGGGGCCACCTCGGCGGCCATCACCATCCAGTTTTTGACCGAGGCCGTGCTCCTGACCCTCGTCGGCGCATTGATCGGCATGGGCATCGGCATCGGCATGGGGCAGCTCCTGGCCGCCTTGGGGCTACTCGAGATCAAGCTTTCGGTGAAGCTCTTCGTGCTGGCCCTGGCGTCGGCCTTGGCCATCGCCCTGGTGGCCGGACTCAAGCCCGCGCGCCGGGCGGCGGCCATGGACCCCATCGAGGCGCTACGGGGCGGAGAAGAATAG
- a CDS encoding ABC transporter ATP-binding protein encodes MDATPLISLRDITKHYVQGDMRTDVLRGVTLDIGSGEFVALQGPSGSGKSTLLHIIGLLDRASSGSYLLGGRDVSRLDDDALSELRNQVIGFVFQSFYLIPYASALDNVMLPGLYSGKPQAELRDRARFLLEQVGLADRMRHKPPQLSGGQQQRVALARAMLSAPDLILADEPTGQLDSKTSAEIMSLFAQVNALGTTVIVVTHDEETASHAKRRILVLDGVAA; translated from the coding sequence ATGGACGCCACCCCCCTCATCAGCCTGCGGGACATCACCAAGCATTACGTCCAGGGCGACATGCGCACCGACGTGCTGCGCGGCGTTACCCTGGACATCGGCTCGGGCGAGTTCGTGGCCCTGCAAGGGCCTTCCGGCTCGGGAAAGTCCACGCTCCTGCACATCATCGGCCTTCTGGACCGGGCCAGCTCGGGCAGCTACCTCCTGGGGGGGCGCGACGTCTCCCGACTGGACGACGATGCCCTGTCGGAGCTTCGCAACCAGGTCATTGGCTTCGTGTTCCAGAGCTTTTATCTCATCCCCTACGCCTCGGCCCTGGACAACGTGATGCTGCCCGGGCTCTACAGCGGCAAGCCCCAGGCCGAGCTGCGCGACCGGGCGCGCTTTCTGCTCGAGCAGGTGGGCCTGGCCGACCGCATGCGCCACAAGCCTCCCCAGCTCTCGGGCGGCCAGCAGCAGCGCGTGGCCCTGGCCCGGGCCATGCTGAGCGCCCCGGACCTCATTCTGGCCGACGAGCCTACCGGCCAGCTCGATTCCAAGACCTCGGCCGAGATCATGAGCCTCTTCGCCCAGGTCAACGCCCTGGGCACAACCGTCATCGTCGTCACCCACGACGAGGAGACCGCCAGCCATGCCAAACGCCGCATCCTGGTCCTGGACGGAGTGGCCGCGTAA
- the tatC gene encoding twin-arginine translocase subunit TatC, with protein sequence MSPIPDASGPGHEMSLLQHLEELRVRLTRVIIAAVIGFGICFAFAERILEVMLRPLKQVLPQSSVIQTTALTEGFFVSMKAAFVAGIFLASPFIFHQIWSFIAPGLYEEERKLAIPVAFFTALCFVSGACFGYFIVFPFGFTFLANYASDIVTLNPKLSEYYSMALGLLFAFGIIFEMPVFIFFLARFGVVDHKWLRAKRRWAIVIIFIVAAIVTPTPDVVNQLLMAAPMVILYEVGIWVAYFFGKKPKPAEGDETLPAVQGEGGPEGAPAAASDAALEEAQASESHGAQTPVLPEGGPSVEQTPGTPELPTPGESEASSGAPVPAPAVDAQAAEREAHDVAALGHDEAAPLSAGQAAAKPDAPAEAASGGQPAVVKAPADEAPKAKPGGENKS encoded by the coding sequence GTGAGCCCGATTCCCGACGCTTCCGGGCCTGGGCACGAGATGAGCCTGCTGCAGCACCTGGAGGAACTCCGGGTGCGCCTGACGCGCGTCATCATCGCGGCCGTCATCGGCTTCGGGATATGCTTCGCCTTCGCGGAGCGCATCCTTGAGGTGATGCTCCGCCCGCTGAAGCAGGTTTTGCCCCAGAGCAGCGTCATCCAGACCACGGCCCTAACAGAAGGGTTCTTCGTCTCCATGAAGGCCGCCTTCGTGGCCGGCATCTTCCTGGCGAGCCCCTTCATCTTCCACCAGATATGGAGCTTCATCGCCCCGGGCCTTTATGAGGAAGAACGCAAGCTGGCCATCCCGGTGGCCTTCTTCACCGCGCTGTGCTTCGTTTCCGGAGCCTGCTTCGGCTACTTCATCGTCTTCCCCTTCGGCTTCACCTTCCTGGCCAACTACGCCTCGGACATCGTCACCCTGAACCCCAAGCTCTCGGAATACTACTCGATGGCTCTGGGGCTTCTGTTCGCCTTCGGCATCATCTTCGAGATGCCGGTGTTCATCTTCTTCCTGGCCCGCTTCGGCGTGGTGGACCACAAGTGGCTGCGCGCCAAGCGCCGCTGGGCCATCGTGATCATCTTCATCGTGGCCGCCATCGTGACCCCCACCCCGGACGTGGTGAACCAGCTGCTCATGGCCGCGCCCATGGTCATCCTCTACGAGGTGGGCATCTGGGTGGCCTACTTCTTCGGCAAGAAGCCCAAGCCCGCCGAGGGCGACGAGACCCTGCCCGCCGTCCAGGGCGAGGGCGGTCCCGAGGGGGCCCCTGCTGCCGCGTCGGACGCGGCCCTGGAAGAGGCCCAGGCTTCCGAAAGCCACGGCGCGCAGACTCCGGTCCTGCCCGAAGGCGGCCCTTCCGTGGAGCAGACCCCCGGCACTCCGGAGCTTCCCACTCCGGGCGAGTCCGAAGCCTCCTCCGGCGCTCCCGTCCCGGCCCCGGCCGTCGACGCCCAGGCCGCCGAGCGCGAGGCCCACGACGTGGCCGCCCTTGGCCATGACGAGGCCGCTCCCCTCTCTGCCGGTCAGGCTGCCGCGAAGCCGGATGCGCCCGCCGAGGCCGCTTCAGGCGGACAACCCGCCGTGGTGAAGGCCCCTGCGGATGAGGCCCCGAAGGCCAAGCCCGGCGGCGAGAACAAGAGCTAG
- the secF gene encoding protein translocase subunit SecF yields MGLEFIKPDINFNFLGYRKYAYILSALLVLAGVVSLVTKGGPRYGVDFAGGMTIQLKFTKHVTPDDIKKPLDAAGLPHLTVQRLGQDKDNSFLISASEKGEPLEQVRVKVDQALKAELGEGAFEVQRLEVVGPKVGADLRAGALNAIFYAVLIIAIYISGRFEQRWLAAGAMAGGLAVGIWALRELGASTGWLIVGAILITLVLCWVLKLKFALGALVADIHDIMLTIGFFSLFNLEFDLTVVAALLTILGYSLNDTIIVYDRIRERLHHAKDEPLEKVINTAVNQTLSRTLLTSLITLFTVTALYIFGGSALKDFALAMIIGVVTGTYSSVFVASPILVDMGSGLDSLSQDDAQAVQGGKA; encoded by the coding sequence ATGGGACTTGAGTTCATCAAGCCGGACATCAATTTCAATTTCCTTGGCTACCGCAAGTACGCCTACATCCTTTCCGCCCTGCTGGTGCTGGCCGGGGTAGTCTCCCTGGTGACCAAAGGCGGCCCCCGCTACGGCGTGGACTTCGCGGGCGGCATGACCATCCAGCTCAAGTTCACCAAGCACGTCACCCCGGACGACATCAAAAAGCCTCTGGACGCCGCCGGGCTGCCGCACCTCACCGTGCAGCGCCTGGGCCAGGACAAGGACAACTCCTTCCTGATCAGCGCGTCCGAGAAGGGCGAGCCCCTGGAGCAGGTGCGCGTGAAGGTCGACCAGGCCCTCAAGGCGGAGCTGGGCGAGGGGGCCTTCGAGGTGCAGCGCCTGGAAGTGGTCGGCCCCAAGGTGGGCGCCGACCTGCGCGCCGGAGCGCTCAACGCCATCTTCTACGCGGTTCTCATCATCGCCATCTACATCTCTGGGCGCTTCGAGCAGCGCTGGCTGGCCGCCGGGGCCATGGCCGGCGGCCTGGCCGTGGGCATCTGGGCGCTGCGCGAACTTGGCGCATCCACGGGCTGGCTCATCGTCGGGGCCATCCTCATCACCCTGGTGCTGTGCTGGGTGCTCAAGCTCAAGTTCGCCCTGGGCGCGCTGGTGGCGGACATCCACGACATCATGCTCACCATCGGCTTCTTCTCGCTTTTCAACCTGGAGTTCGACCTCACCGTGGTGGCGGCGCTGCTGACCATCCTGGGCTATTCGCTGAACGACACCATCATCGTCTACGACCGTATCCGCGAACGCCTCCACCATGCCAAGGACGAGCCCCTGGAGAAGGTCATCAACACCGCCGTGAACCAGACCCTTTCGCGGACGCTCCTGACCTCGCTCATCACCCTGTTCACCGTGACCGCCCTGTACATCTTCGGCGGCAGCGCGCTCAAGGATTTCGCCCTGGCAATGATCATCGGCGTGGTCACCGGCACGTACTCCTCGGTGTTCGTGGCCAGCCCCATTCTGGTGGACATGGGCTCCGGCCTTGATTCCCTGAGCCAGGACGACGCCCAGGCCGTGCAGGGCGGAAAGGCGTGA